The genome window TTCGCTCGGAGCAtctggctcaagggtaccgtGTGTTTACCATACAGCAGGCGAGCGCCTGGCGCGCGCGGTCGCCGCCGTGAGCCGTATGTGAAGATCGCGAGGGCAACGGTCACACCTACGCTCACATCCCACCGCCGCTCACATTCGAGATCCACGAAAACACAGCGACCGCGCTCCTGCAACGTGGTACATGCGCTCGAGCGCACGCACTCACACGCTCCGGCCATATTGACTTATGTAAAGCGCTGACGGTAAGGATATTCACCCTTCCTCCGAAGGCTCGGGGGACGCCTGGCTCTGGCCCGTGTTGCTGATGAAGTTTCGTATTTCGTTGAAGTAAGAGTCCTCTTTGTCGTCCAGGATAGCGCTGCTACTGTCCAGCTCCGACCGCGGGGATGACATGGCCGTGCCTTGGAAAATAAAAACGATATTTCATTTGGGCTTTGGAACATTTCGCTAGGAAATAGCATACTGGTGGCAGCAAATTTTCACCTTCGGATGTGCGCAGACCATGTGAAGAATATGCTGGAGGTGAATGGCTCCCTGTTCCAGTGTGTCGGACCCTTCCGCGCACATTATTTACTTATGCGGCATAAAGCGGTTTTAAGCGCTCGTCTACTTCTCGTCCATGGAGAAACGGTACCTCGCGCTTTCCAGCTGGCGCAGGTCCGACATGGCGCACGGCATCCTGTGCGGCGCAGCGCTGCTTTGCGCGCGGAAATGCCGAGCAGCGCAGGTGGCGCTCACCTGAGAGGTTCCCATTCTCGTGTTTCTTCAAGTGTCGGTCGAGGTTCGTCTGTTGGCCGAAACAGCGGTCGCACAGGTGACACTTGAAGGGCTTCTCCTTGTTGTGGATGTTGCGGATGTGGCGCTGCAGGTTCGAGGAGATGCTGAAGGAGCGGTCGCAGTATTTGCACCTGCGGAGAGGGGGGCGGGGAGCGGGGCGTTGGCGAGGGAGGGCGTCTCAAGGAGGGGACACGTAGGCATACGCAGGCACAGAAAGTAacacgtgcaaaaaaaaaaaaaaaaaaaatgcacacacacacacacacacacatagcagCTACTATGCACGCAACACACACGTCTAAACAGACACAAGCACGGCGCATCTgtcgtgtgcgtgcgcgtgtgcgtcgCGACCCTCGCCTTCCCCGGATGCGGCGGAAGAGGCGCTCAAGGTAAAACACGGGGCCTCTCATCTCACGCCAGAGCAATAAAATTGCATTCTTTTCTCGCAAAATAAGCATGCAACGAATTTGCTCTGACCCTCCGAAATTAGACACAAAGCCAAGTTTCTCCATGCAAAATTATACACCGTGATTACatcttttcttcttctggaATTAACTCGCACAATTGGCTGTCCCTGAGGAGCTCCTGCTATCTCCCCAAAAATTGCAATAAACAGCAGAGATCTTTAATTCCTTGCCAGCATGTGCGGTTTAGTCtatcgcagcagcagcagaggcaTCGCATCCACTTCTGTGCCCCGTGGTCAGCGGGGCTCCCCTGGGCTCGTACTGTACTTGTCTTTAAGCTGTTcctcaaacacaaaataattattCCAACTGCTGGCCTTGGACTCCTGCCCTCAGCCCCTCATCACCCCAATTTTTCACCCGACTTCCTTCCCCCGACTTCAAACCCCCCTCCTGTCACCGTGACGACGGCAACCATTTTTCATCACCCAAATTATTTAACAGAACGATAATTGTTCCAGGCTTTTACGGTgtggaaaaacatacaaaacggCGGAGAGCGTTCGTCTAACTGCGGGCGAACATGGCGCCGAGAAACGTGCGCGTGTCGGAGCGGGCCGGGAGGGAAGCGGCGAGGGCCGTCATCCCGTGAGCGCGGGCACCGCCACTCCGAAGAGCGCTTTCCCAACGCGACGCCACCGAGCCGCAGTTCTCCTTTTAAGGACGGGTATGCACGTCCAGCGCGTCCGCGCCTCTCGCGCAGCCCCGCACAGACCTGGGTTGTGATCGGAGGTATCGATGGAGGCACAATAGCCTCGTTTACAGCCATCGGAACCCTGCTGCTCGTTTGCGCGTGAGCgcgagtgtgagagtgtgtgtgtgtgtgtgtgtgtgtgagccgaGAAGGGCGGGGGCTTCGCAGCCCTGTGGGCGCCTCACCTGTAGGGCTGCTCTCCCGTGTGTGTCCTCAGGTGACGTGTCAGGTTGGCCGACCGTGGGAATATTTTCCCACAGTACCTGCAGAGTAAGGGATGTTTTATGGCACAGCCTACGGCTCCGCTTTACACTGCAGGCGGCATGAGAATCACACAGAGGTTGCGGCACGGCCGCAGAGCCACACCGCCGCACCTGGCCGCTCTCCATTTCGGGGGAACGCGTGTGACAGATAAATGGAAGGAGCCCAGCGGAGGGTTATGGAAACGTAACCGGGGCTGAATGCAGTCTCGTTCACTTGCCGATAACAGCCCCGGCGACTGATATTGCCAAACAAGGGAGACCGAGAGCAGAAGAGCGGCGCACAACAATGCACCTTTCTGCCGCTCCTTGCCGTGACGTCTGTTTCTTCTCTCATCTGATCTCGGTATAACATTAACTCggtatttatttaacacattgCTGCACCCTTATTCCTGTGCAGCAAGGCGCAGAGATAACCGCGCACTAGCGGCAGCTCCTGCGCAGACCCCGCAGTGCGGTTGTGCAAGAGCGGAGAGCGAGCGAGCCCCGCTGTTGCCCTCCGCGATGAGCTCGACGAGGACCGCGGTTGACCCTGCCGTTACCTGCAGGTGTAGCGCTCCTTGCCCTTGCGCAGCAGGCTGTCGGGGATGGCGCTCGGGGGCGCCCTGAAGTCGAACATGGACGGGACGCTGCGCATGAGGTCGCCGGCGTCCGGCTTGAGTGAGCCGAACGTCTCCAGTTTCTCGGCCATGTTTTCTATGGCTGACATCTGGAAGAAAAACAGACGCCTGTTGGTCGTCACGTACCAAACACACGTGTGCGTTGTGTGAGAATAAGGCCCTATTGTGTCCCCTGGTGAGCCGCGAGCCGACGGCCTCGCCTTCCGCACGTTACGTGGATACGctgctgtttctttcttttttttttgttcacggTCGGTGTTTACTCAGGGTGGCGTTGGTCCCGACACGGTGATACGATCCTTGCGCGCAGAACCTCAGCAGACGTCCACGAGCTGGCGAAGCCGAACGGCTCTCTCTAACAGCAGCGTACGCGTCTGTTCGCTTGTCCGCGCAAGTGTCACTTCCCTGCTGCTTTCTGGCCCTCTGCAGAAGATGCCAGCGCAGATGAGAGGTGAACTCACTGCTGAGCGGCTGCACTTGTCGACCCCCCTCGGCCCCCACCCCCCGAGTGCCAGCACCCCCACCAGCCACCGCCGCCGCCCAGCTCGCTCACATACATGGATGGAGACCGATGCCAATTTGCTAAAAGTCTTCCATCCAATATGGCACAAGTCCTCCGAGGAAAGAGTAGATGCATATACTTGTCAGAGGGAGAACGTGTGCAGCGCAGGGAGGGGAGTCGCTGGGCTGCGGCGTGATTCATAATCACTGCCGGGCTGTAAACCATTCTGTGCACAATGCGAGCGGACAGCACATTTGTCAATATGAAAGATGTTGACATTACTGATCAAGGGCCAGACATGGGTAATAATGATATCGCAGGGCGGGGTGGGGACGCTCCCAACAGGCCGCCAGGCCAGGCAGCCCCCTTCAGCTGGGCTCACTTTTTTCAGGAGGATAcaaatttgcattattttgcgtgtattgaattttttttcttttgcttctctTATTTTAATACGACCACAAATCAATTGTGATCCAGCCAGACGCTTCCTGCACGGCATTCTATCATGCCTGTGCCCCGGCCCCCTGTGCTCCCGCAACGGATCGTGTGTGAAGGAGTGTGCCGTTGGCGGGGCGAATTTGACCCGTGACTGATAACCTCGGTGCGGAAAAGCTGATTAGGAATGACATCGGAGGGTGAAGTTACTGACAGCTCCGGTGGCCGGGACCCGAGAGACAACAGCTCCCACTCGTGGAGGACGGGCCGCGCCGGAGCCTGCTCGATTGCCATGCCGTGATGAAGTCAGTAGCGGTGCCGTGAATCATGGCGTTTCTGCACCGCAGCACCAAAGCCATCGGGattataatgaaaaaacattcatatttctttaaaatgtgcaaCGTGTGTTTCATTGACCTCTTTATGGAGCCGAGTAAAATActgtttatttctgctttttgccGTGTGCCATTACTCCTGCAGGCATTAGCAGTCTTAAAGCTGTCAGCTGGTCGGCACGCCGAAGGGCAGACACTTTAAGACTTTTATCTTGGCCTGCGCTTTAACTTTTCAGCATGCAACTGTCTCTTATTCTGAGATTAACCTGTTATTCCGGCCGTTCTACCTTCTTCCCGCTTGGATTAGCCCAGTGCTCCTGCTGTTCTGCTCTCCTCCCACTATGACAGACCTGTGTTTCGCTCTGTTTCAGGAAATACAGACATGGgtcgcttaacgacggggatacgttctgagaaatgtgttattAGGTCATTTTGTCCTTGTGCGAACCTCACGGAGTGTGCTTATACACACctggatggtatagcctcgatcataaagtgtacttatacaaacctatatggtatagcctcgatgcagtcaagacacttggtaaacatgagatttacgACACTGCTGCCACTATAACACAGCATAccgttttacagtaaacttttctTTATAAGTAAAAAGAGTACTGTAAAATAACGGATAACAAATACAggacagtaaatacataaaccagtaacataggtgtttattatcattatcaagtgttatgtactgtacataactgtatgtgctatacttttatatgactgtcAGCGCAGTACGCTTGTTTACAGCAGTACCACCACGAACGCGTGAGTAATACGTTGCACAGCAAGGTTGCGATGGTATGATGTCGCTAGTCGATaaaaatttttcagctccattataatcttctGGGACCACCGTTGTACTGTACATGCGGTCAGTCGATAAGCAAAATGTTGTTTAGTGGCGCATGACCGTAGCTTGATCAGTCTGGTCTTATTCTCGAAATCAGAAATCCATGTATCGTAAAATCATTCAATTTCCTTTGACCTCTCGATTTGTTAATAATGACTATTAAGGTTTGATATTTGTACTATTCGTTTGAAGTCTCTGTCTGTAACGCTGTTTTCTTGGACACACTCCATCAACAAAGGGTAACTGCACTTTATACATGTGCGTATTGTGTGGTTGCCTGTCTGCTGGGGTTTCCTGAGAAATCCTTGCTGACTTTGCACAGATGACATGTGAACAGGAACAGCAAAAAGTAAACATGCCTGTGCCATTTCTATGTATTCTCGGCGGAGAATTTAAGTACATGTTTATGAATCTGGGCCTGGTTATTAAACGTCTACCTTTCATTTGCCTTCACGGTGGTCAATTTATCTTAAGATTACCGTTTTATGATTAGGGTCAAGCAGAAATGTGCAGGTagagataaaaagaaaaataaatattcacagATGTATACATGCTCCCACACACACCCTTGTCAGCCGAATGGATGTTGTTCCAGTGTCTCAGTAGACCAGATGCTGATTGGCTTTCTTTAAATGACAGTGAAGCTCAGCGTTGGGCAGTTAGCAAGATGCATTGTTGATCTTATCTGGAACCAGATGTCTgaaaaagcccccccccccagtccaaGAACACTATTTTACCCCCCTTTTCCTAAGACACAATTAGCCTCATAGGAAAGCATACCCCCCCCCAGCTGCAGAGTCCTGAGAGACCATTACCAAGGAATTGATGCGGAGCAGGACTGTGTTTCCACCCTTCAGTTCCTTTAGGTTTTGtcccaagaaaaacaaatatttctaatGTTATCAGCAAATGCCACTATCAAGAGCAGTCATCAAAGCCCTCATGCCATCATTCTCCAGTGCCATGTCTGTGACACAGATAAACATAATTGGACTGACCCCTCTGTTCCCCCCCAACCACGGAGACTCTACGAGTTCTCTATCTGACCAAGTCCTATACCACACGAAGAAGAGTGCTTTGAGTGGCCAGAACTAacaatgtgtaaatatgtacttCACTCATTCCCTTTGGTGCACCTCCTTCTCTGCTATTTTCCCCGCCACTCTTCTTCCTTCTTGCTTTCTGTCTGTCTTCACTTCACCGGACCTCTCTTGGctctctttccctttctccTCACTGTTCCTCACCTGGCCATTTCCCTCTTCTTATGCCCTCTTCTCTTGCCTGCCTCTGAACTAAGCAGTGCCATGAAACCCAGACCTAATCTGTCACACACTCCACGAACAAAGTACTGCATGGATTATGTATTACTGtagtatatagtcaactgtcttatttgtttatttgtctgatgCCTTTGTTTAAGCACtgcgtgtcactgtgtgagaagagcactctataaaatttaattgaactgaattggcCTCCCAAGTACTGGTAAAAGCTGAAATCCCAAGTTCTCTTTGAAGAGCGTGACGTAGAAGCAACACGAGGAGGATCTCTAAATGGACTCGTGACACTATGGGAGCCCTGGCCATCAGTAATAGTCTACAAGAAAGGGTGGTGAGATGCGGACAACACTGAGCTTAttcaacatacatctcataacTTCTACAGTACTGATTCAacgtatgtgaagcccttgtgttcCCTTCTGTAACGCTAAAATGGTTATTTATGACAAGCaatctttctcatctgacataataggtgtgtaatgaccaattccatatgttgctttagaggaaatcgtgtgtagtggaaaaacagaagtagtgtaAAAGTAAGCGAAGCCCATGttacattggttaaaccaagtaggtaccaagtaggtaagtagaataaggtacttattttaacactttatacaagaataaggagcatccctacagggtttacatactttgaagcagcactgcatgTGTGGATGAACTTACCCACGTCCGCTGATCTGGCACACGAAACTGGaagcagaataaaaagaaacaacgGTCAGAATTGTCTAATTAATAACCGTAAATGTTATCTGATGGGTGGAGTGTGAATCATGATGGACAGGTCAGGTGGCGATTTCTCAAGGCAGCATATACAGGAACTTGAGTAACTGGTTCCCAGAAACATCATATGCTGAAACCTGGCAAGAATGCCATAAATTCATTGATTTCCTGTACTGTCAAACTGTGACTCCCAATATTTCTGTTTGAATTGTGAAAGGATGTAGtccatatttttgtatttacagtacGCATATGGATGAGACCAGTCAAGCTCCATGAAGACAGAAGCCAAAGTTACTAAGGGAAGCCATCAGTAAAAAGCAGGCCATAATAACGCATTTTCGTCTTCTTTCCTTTCAACCCAGTGCTCTGCTGAACACATGTTCACATGCATCACAAGAAGCCCCATTTCTGTGACCAGAGGCAGGACCTCctgattaaaacatttatttttgctactTTGAACATTGTTTTCCTGTAACGGAAGAGGTAAGTTTGCAGAAGTGTAAAAAGGCACTTCATTATTCGCAACATCTGCGCAGGCTTCCATCCTTGAAGAGTGCCTTCTGCTATGGAGAGTGTAGAGCAGCCAGGTGGCTTTGAAATCTGTTTAAGATCAGAAAAGAACTGCCAAAGCTAGACAGGAGAACGTGCCTCTGGACAGATCGGTCCCCCTACTGGAGTGACGCCTGGATCCAGGAGGGCTTTCGGCACATGCCCGAAAAGAGGTTGGTGAAAGCGCAGGAACACCTACCTGTGGGTGGAAGAGAAAGCCAGGGGCTGGTCGCATGTACTTGTCCTTCAGCGCTTCAAACGGATCATTGATCTTCCTTTTCTCAACCCTGCTAATATCAGAATTCCATCAGCTCTTACAGCAAATGGCAACATTCGGTTCTGTCCAGCCTGCTTCTGCGACAAACACCAGAGGCCCGCTGCCATCTTCCCTTGTAGCAGAGCCTCTTGGTGGGTGCAGCTCAGTGACAAGGGCTCACTTTACCTGTAGATGGGGTCCATGAAGAAAGGTGTTGGACGAGCGTGCTGAAGTGAGGAGTCTGCTTTGGGTGGCTCGGTCTCAGATGACTTCTCCTCCCTGAACATGTGGTTCTTTCTGGAATCCTCTGCCTTGCCACTGCCACTGCGATTCCTGGAGCCCATGCTCAGGTCCAGAGGCTGGTCCTGACTGGAGACGTGCGACGCGTCCGGTTTTGAGGACGCAAATGGGGACATTTTCTCCTCTTTGCGCTTGGTGGTGAGATCGAAGGGCGACTCGGAATTCCTGATTTGGCCCTTCTTGGCCTCAGCTGGGGGAGACTCGGGCTCCCCTTTCAAGGTGGATGGAGGCAGGTCTCTTTCAGGAAAGGGGTAGAGAGGTGGCGAAAAGGCTGGGAAGAAGGGAAGGGGGAACATGGATGGGTACGGCAGTGCACCCACCTTTTTGTCCTGCAGGCCGGCGAGTCCCGTAGAGCCAAAATATTTTTCGGCAATGGAAGCAATGGCCTTGATGGAGTCGTTGACTGCCCCGGACACAGCCGTGTGTTCGTCCAGCGTGGGCTGAAACAGACCACTGCTACCAAAGTCCTTGGCACTGCTGTTGACTAAGGGCAGGCCCTGAGGGCTTCCGGACTTTCTCTTGGCCACTTTGCCGTTCTCCCTAGTCCTCTCCCGGTCGCTCTCCAGGTCGCTCTCGAGCTCCGATCCAGAAGTGCTCTCCAGGTCACTGCCGCTCGGAGTGCTCACGTCATCAAGGTCGCTGCTTTCTGACTGGTCGCTCAGTTTACCCACACGTCTGTGCTCAGAGGAGGCCTGTGTGTGGCGCTCTGGAACCTGGGGCTCCTTGAGAGATGACTCTTTATCTAGGACTTTCAGCAGGTCCCGAGCACCATGGGTTCGTTGCAGGGAGTCCAGAAGCGGGCTCTTGGTCGGATGCTCTGAACCGGCGGGACCTTTCATCGGGGAGGTGGTGGGAATGAGCGCAGGTCTGTGATACAGTCCGGAGGGGAATAGTCCAGGAAAGCTGAAGGGGAACGTGGGTGCCGTGGGGAAGGTCAGTCCGCTGTGGTGCCTGTTGGCCCCAAAGTAGTCTGTGAGTCCGGGGCTGCCGTGGCCCATGCCATCTATTCCTGCCTTGTCTAACGACGGTGTCCCTGGGATAGCAATACCCTGGCCAAACAGTCCTCCCGCGGCAAAATGGTTCTTCCCCTCACAGAAGCGGCGGTGCTTATTAAGCGACGATGTGGTGCTGAACATCTGGCCGCAGTCCTTACACTTGATCTGCGTGCGGCAGTCAGCATGCATGCGCTTATGGCGGCACAGGTTGGAGAACTGCGTGTAGGACTTGTGACACACCTCACCTGCAGCAGACATGGAGACAGGCAGGTATCACACGGCAGAAACACACCTATAATACAATGCACTGTGGGATGTTGGGCATCAAAAACACTGGCAAAAGTGTAGTAACAGAATCCTAGGCAGTGTGAAACTGAGACACAGCCATTATTTTGCTGTCAACGTGTTGTTTTAGACACGAGGGGCAGGCTGGGACCGTAGAGCTCAATCACACTgtgcccacccctccacccACACTTTGACTCTGTGCCACTTGTCACAGACCCACAACTGGTAGCACACAGCACTGTCAGATTAGCTGCAACACAGTGACatttaatacaaacacaaagaggTCCTTACAGTAAAGAATCTAAAAGTACACCCAAAGCATTTCAAACAAAATTCATTTATATCCTTGCAACAGCGTCATGAAGAGATGGGCAGTCACTTCAGTCTGATCAACTTTTTACAATACACAAGGCAATACATCGCCTAATAAACACAACATCTATACCTTCAATTttcaatattcattttatttaagaagGGCTGTGGGCACCTGGATCCTCAACATTATGAGTAACTGTATGACAGTAAGTTTGAAAAATTCTTCTTCCTTTGAAATTTAAAACGCGTTGACACCTTTGAACATGAGCAGTGTGTTTCATCCTTGTGCTCTTCAGCTCTTCTGCAGGAATTAAACCTTGCTGGACGGAGGTTAAAGAAGCCGACGCACTGCCGCGGAGTCCGAAACGCAGGCAGAGCGTCCGGGTGCGATCCCGAGCGGCCAAGAGATACACAAAGGCTTCCAGAGACACAAAGACGCGCTGCACAATTGCTCTATTTTAAGCCGGAGAAGGAAGCTGAGTTGAATGAATCCTATCCTGCAGAATTCGTTCCCATGGATTCAGCTCCCGTGCGACGCTTCCCTTCCTGGCCTTGCTGAAGCGCCGTCCCTGAGAAGCCACTGGGGCGGTCAGCAgcctccccttccccctctgtcCCGGCCC of Scleropages formosus chromosome 10, fSclFor1.1, whole genome shotgun sequence contains these proteins:
- the mecom gene encoding histone-lysine N-methyltransferase MECOM isoform X8, which produces MKAEEYSYEAMAPDIHEERQYRCQDCDQHFESRTELQDHRKQPCGTPHSAFSLANPEDSPHSAQECKDCDQVFPDTQSLETHALAHSEEREYKCDQCPKAFNWKSNLIRHQMSHDSGKHYECENCSKVFTDPSNLQRHIRSQHVGARAHACPDCGKTFATSSGLKQHKHIHSSVKPFICEVCHKSYTQFSNLCRHKRMHADCRTQIKCKDCGQMFSTTSSLNKHRRFCEGKNHFAAGGLFGQGIAIPGTPSLDKAGIDGMGHGSPGLTDYFGANRHHSGLTFPTAPTFPFSFPGLFPSGLYHRPALIPTTSPMKGPAGSEHPTKSPLLDSLQRTHGARDLLKVLDKESSLKEPQVPERHTQASSEHRRVGKLSDQSESSDLDDVSTPSGSDLESTSGSELESDLESDRERTRENGKVAKRKSGSPQGLPLVNSSAKDFGSSGLFQPTLDEHTAVSGAVNDSIKAIASIAEKYFGSTGLAGLQDKKVGALPYPSMFPLPFFPAFSPPLYPFPERDLPPSTLKGEPESPPAEAKKGQIRNSESPFDLTTKRKEEKMSPFASSKPDASHVSSQDQPLDLSMGSRNRSGSGKAEDSRKNHMFREEKSSETEPPKADSSLQHARPTPFFMDPIYRVEKRKINDPFEALKDKYMRPAPGFLFHPQFRVPDQRTWMSAIENMAEKLETFGSLKPDAGDLMRSVPSMFDFRAPPSAIPDSLLRKGKERYTCRYCGKIFPRSANLTRHLRTHTGEQPYRCKYCDRSFSISSNLQRHIRNIHNKEKPFKCHLCDRCFGQQTNLDRHLKKHENGNLSGTAMSSPRSELDSSSAILDDKEDSYFNEIRNFISNTGQSQASPEPSEEGLNGNRFEDEKPLPSQGSHDLEEEEGEELGVNEEEGQHNDSVGKSRDEPLPGNMDDDIIHSEAEFEEANDSNLNCKGFPRRYEDDEEQSSFSALEHIRHLSDIRKMEESEFSDSDASFAASHLSEAINPPLYRKSKSQAYAMMLSLADKEALHAATHTPANVWHTLARAAAESSAIQSLSHV
- the mecom gene encoding histone-lysine N-methyltransferase MECOM isoform X4 — encoded protein: MKAEEYSYEAMAPDIHERQYRCQDCDQHFESRTELQDHRKQPCGTPHSAFSLANPEDSPHSAQECKDCDQVFPDTQSLETHALAHSEEREYKCDQCPKAFNWKSNLIRHQMSHDSGKHYECENCSKQVFTDPSNLQRHIRSQHVGARAHACPDCGKTFATSSGLKQHKHIHSSVKPFICKSLRPFICEVCHKSYTQFSNLCRHKRMHADCRTQIKCKDCGQMFSTTSSLNKHRRFCEGKNHFAAGGLFGQGIAIPGTPSLDKAGIDGMGHGSPGLTDYFGANRHHSGLTFPTAPTFPFSFPGLFPSGLYHRPALIPTTSPMKGPAGSEHPTKSPLLDSLQRTHGARDLLKVLDKESSLKEPQVPERHTQASSEHRRVGKLSDQSESSDLDDVSTPSGSDLESTSGSELESDLESDRERTRENGKVAKRKSGSPQGLPLVNSSAKDFGSSGLFQPTLDEHTAVSGAVNDSIKAIASIAEKYFGSTGLAGLQDKKVGALPYPSMFPLPFFPAFSPPLYPFPERDLPPSTLKGEPESPPAEAKKGQIRNSESPFDLTTKRKEEKMSPFASSKPDASHVSSQDQPLDLSMGSRNRSGSGKAEDSRKNHMFREEKSSETEPPKADSSLQHARPTPFFMDPIYSRVEKRKINDPFEALKDKYMRPAPGFLFHPQFRVPDQRTWMSAIENMAEKLETFGSLKPDAGDLMRSVPSMFDFRAPPSAIPDSLLRKGKERYTCRYCGKIFPRSANLTRHLRTHTGEQPYRCKYCDRSFSISSNLQRHIRNIHNKEKPFKCHLCDRCFGQQTNLDRHLKKHENGNLSGTAMSSPRSELDSSSAILDDKEDSYFNEIRNFISNTGQSQASPEPSEEGLNGNRFEDEKPLPSQGSHDLEEEEGEELGVNEEEGQHNDSVGKSRDEPLPGNMDDDIIHSEAEFEEANDSNLNCKGFPRRYEDDEEQSSFSALEHIRHLSDIRKMEESEFSDSDASFAASHLSEAINPPLYRKSKSQAYAMMLSLADKEALHAATHTPANVWHTLARAAAESSAIQSLSHV
- the mecom gene encoding histone-lysine N-methyltransferase MECOM isoform X6, with protein sequence MKAEEYSYEAMAPDIHEERQYRCQDCDQHFESRTELQDHRKQPCGTPHSAFSLANPEDSPHSAQECKDCDQVFPDTQSLETHALAHSEEREYKCDQCPKAFNWKSNLIRHQMSHDSGKHYECENCSKQVFTDPSNLQRHIRSQHVGARAHACPDCGKTFATSSGLKQHKHIHSSVKPFICEVCHKSYTQFSNLCRHKRMHADCRTQIKCKDCGQMFSTTSSLNKHRRFCEGKNHFAAGGLFGQGIAIPGTPSLDKAGIDGMGHGSPGLTDYFGANRHHSGLTFPTAPTFPFSFPGLFPSGLYHRPALIPTTSPMKGPAGSEHPTKSPLLDSLQRTHGARDLLKVLDKESSLKEPQVPERHTQASSEHRRVGKLSDQSESSDLDDVSTPSGSDLESTSGSELESDLESDRERTRENGKVAKRKSGSPQGLPLVNSSAKDFGSSGLFQPTLDEHTAVSGAVNDSIKAIASIAEKYFGSTGLAGLQDKKVGALPYPSMFPLPFFPAFSPPLYPFPERDLPPSTLKGEPESPPAEAKKGQIRNSESPFDLTTKRKEEKMSPFASSKPDASHVSSQDQPLDLSMGSRNRSGSGKAEDSRKNHMFREEKSSETEPPKADSSLQHARPTPFFMDPIYRVEKRKINDPFEALKDKYMRPAPGFLFHPQFRVPDQRTWMSAIENMAEKLETFGSLKPDAGDLMRSVPSMFDFRAPPSAIPDSLLRKGKERYTCRYCGKIFPRSANLTRHLRTHTGEQPYRCKYCDRSFSISSNLQRHIRNIHNKEKPFKCHLCDRCFGQQTNLDRHLKKHENGNLSGTAMSSPRSELDSSSAILDDKEDSYFNEIRNFISNTGQSQASPEPSEEGLNGNRFEDEKPLPSQGSHDLEEEEGEELGVNEEEGQHNDSVGKSRDEPLPGNMDDDIIHSEAEFEEANDSNLNCKGFPRRYEDDEEQSSFSALEHIRHLSDIRKMEESEFSDSDASFAASHLSEAINPPLYRKSKSQAYAMMLSLADKEALHAATHTPANVWHTLARAAAESSAIQSLSHV
- the mecom gene encoding histone-lysine N-methyltransferase MECOM isoform X7, translating into MKAEEYSYEAMAPDIHEERQYRCQDCDQHFESRTELQDHRKQPCGTPHSAFSLANPEDSPHSAQECKDCDQVFPDTQSLETHALAHSEEREYKCDQCPKAFNWKSNLIRHQMSHDSGKHYECENCSKVFTDPSNLQRHIRSQHVGARAHACPDCGKTFATSSGLKQHKHIHSSVKPFICEVCHKSYTQFSNLCRHKRMHADCRTQIKCKDCGQMFSTTSSLNKHRRFCEGKNHFAAGGLFGQGIAIPGTPSLDKAGIDGMGHGSPGLTDYFGANRHHSGLTFPTAPTFPFSFPGLFPSGLYHRPALIPTTSPMKGPAGSEHPTKSPLLDSLQRTHGARDLLKVLDKESSLKEPQVPERHTQASSEHRRVGKLSDQSESSDLDDVSTPSGSDLESTSGSELESDLESDRERTRENGKVAKRKSGSPQGLPLVNSSAKDFGSSGLFQPTLDEHTAVSGAVNDSIKAIASIAEKYFGSTGLAGLQDKKVGALPYPSMFPLPFFPAFSPPLYPFPERDLPPSTLKGEPESPPAEAKKGQIRNSESPFDLTTKRKEEKMSPFASSKPDASHVSSQDQPLDLSMGSRNRSGSGKAEDSRKNHMFREEKSSETEPPKADSSLQHARPTPFFMDPIYSRVEKRKINDPFEALKDKYMRPAPGFLFHPQFRVPDQRTWMSAIENMAEKLETFGSLKPDAGDLMRSVPSMFDFRAPPSAIPDSLLRKGKERYTCRYCGKIFPRSANLTRHLRTHTGEQPYRCKYCDRSFSISSNLQRHIRNIHNKEKPFKCHLCDRCFGQQTNLDRHLKKHENGNLSGTAMSSPRSELDSSSAILDDKEDSYFNEIRNFISNTGQSQASPEPSEEGLNGNRFEDEKPLPSQGSHDLEEEEGEELGVNEEEGQHNDSVGKSRDEPLPGNMDDDIIHSEAEFEEANDSNLNCKGFPRRYEDDEEQSSFSALEHIRHLSDIRKMEESEFSDSDASFAASHLSEAINPPLYRKSKSQAYAMMLSLADKEALHAATHTPANVWHTLARAAAESSAIQSLSHV